From one Felis catus isolate Fca126 chromosome E2, F.catus_Fca126_mat1.0, whole genome shotgun sequence genomic stretch:
- the PLEKHG2 gene encoding pleckstrin homology domain-containing family G member 2 isoform X2, translated as MPEGARGPSLSKPSPSLGRGPTAPATPAMASPRGSGSSTSLSTVGSEGDPAPGPAPACSASRPEPLPGPPIRLHLSPVGTPGSAKPSRLERVAREIVETERAYVRDLRSIVEDYLGPLLDGGVLGLSTEQVGILFANIEDIYEFSSELLEDLEGSSSAGGIAECFVQRSEDFDIYTLYCMNYPSSLALLRELSLSPPAALWLQERQAQLRHSLPLQSFLLKPVQRILKYHLLLQELGKHWAEGPGAGGREMVEEAIVSMTAVAWYINDMKRKQEHAARLQEVQRRLGGWTGPELSAFGELVLEGAFRGGGGGGPRLRGGERLLFLFSRMLLVAKRRGPEYTYKGHIFCCNLSVSESPRDPLGFKVSDLTIPKHRHLLQVSARWGWAVRVPLSPQTFHLAPDSLSHPQAKNQEEKRLWIHCLQRLFFENHPASIPAKAKQVLLENSLHCAPKSKPIPEPPTPPLGSPRPRDARNFTPGRRNTAPSPGPSATRRGRRQSEPVKDPYVMFAQNAKPRLKHAGSEGELYPPLEPQPPVPASGPPEDLEDTGPPTLEPSGTSITEEILELLNQRGLRDPGCPLQPPPHDITTFPGDSQVPGDSEALTFQALPSRDSSEEEEEEELELDEREPSPLHVLEGLESSSAAEIPDVPSRTKSPDVPNLPEIPSLSEIPKIPHLPSLPDISSVFEMPCLPSIPSVPDIPSLPSTPALPCDSWLQGALREPDEALATRRELFPGSSSTKGERSSGGRVGQQDPEEGESFPDFQSQDVTRDQGFSDELGFRSCSEIRSAWQALEQGQLTRPGFPEPLLILEDSDLGGGGGSGKAGAPSSERTASRVRELARLYSERIQQMQRAETRASANAPRRRPRALAQPQLSPSLPREQAEPGPLPAFGHVLVCELAFPLTCAQESVPLGPATRVQAATPLSKQGGCLGGQGLNVSNLPEQDRLSIQVPAATPLPGQGGPWNIQSVAGAPTPLPEQEDPPHDQVPATTLPDQEGHLETQVPATTPLPEHRGHMDIEVPTSPAVPKQGRGSDAMGLATTPVLKKEGHLQSQSPTTTLSTKQGGSGDVQFPAAVCEQAVNTLLTPGSSPDHQIPGNTPLPLRRDLPDVQVPGTSPGPAYGGRLSHQTPANAPLPLPQDLSDIQVPGTSAVPAHGSCLDRQIPADAPLSLPQNPNVPTAAPLPRQQGLMDTQAQALQALPPLPKQGGLPDVQGLSAAPLLQEQSFTDLHVQKLTPLLEQKSLTDTHVPAATALPEQEGSRDSQGLLPIPVPTTVVFSKPGGHPVSQVPRSESSELTPPHSPPPPTRQLLGPSAAALSRYLAASYISQSLARRQGPGGEVPPASRGPWSSSAPASRAPSPPPQPQPPPPPARRLSYATTVNIHVGGGGRLRPAKAQVRLNHPALLAPTQESVGLRRAQGAPDAPFHM; from the exons ATGCCCGAGGGAGCCCGCGGACCGAGCCTGTCCAAACCCAGCCCTAGCCTTGGCCGTGGCCCCACAG CCCCTGCAACCCCTGCCATGGCCTCCCCCCGAGGTTCTGGGAGCTCCACATCCCTGAGCACGGTGGGCTCCGAGGGGGACCCGGCTCCAGGGCCCGCCCCAGCCTGCTCAGCCTCTAGGCCAGAGCCCCTTCCAGGACCCCCCATCCGCCTGCATCTGTCACCTGTGGGGACTCCGGGTTCCGCCAAACCCTCGAGGCTAGAGCGAGTGGCTCGCGAGATCGTGGAGACAGAGCGGGCCTATGTCCGGGACCTTCGCAGCATTGTGGAG GACTACCTGGGTCCTCTGCTGGATGGCGGGGTCTTAGGGCTGAGCACGGAGCAGGTGGGCATACTATTTGCCAACATCGAGGACATCTACGAGTTCAGCAG TGAGCTCCTGGAGGACCTGGAGGGCAGCAGCAGCGCAGGGGGCATTGCCGAGTGCTTCGTGCAAAGG AGTGAGGATTTTGACATCTACACATTGTACTGCATGAACTACCCGAG ctccctAGCCCTGCTCCGGGAGCTGTCGCTGTCCCCGCCCGCAGCCCTGTGGCTGCAGGAGCGCCAGGCCCAGCTCCGCCACTCGCTGCCCCTGCAGAGCTTCCTGCTGAAGCCTGTTCAGCGCATCCTCAAGTACCATCTGCTGTTGCAG GAGCTAGGCAAACACTGGGCAGAGGGCCCGGGCGCCGGGGGCCGTGAGATGGTGGAGGAGGCCATTGTGTCCATGACAGCGGTCGCCTGGTACATCAATGACATGAAACGCAAGCAGGAGCATGCTGCGCGCCTCCAG GAAGTGCAGCGGCGGCTTGGCGGCTGGACTGGCCCGGAGCTCAGTGCTTTCGGGGAGCTGGTGCTGGAGGGCGCGTTCCGAGGTGGCGGAGGGGGCGGCCCCCGACTTCGAGGGGGCGAGaggctgctctttctcttctcacGGATGCTGCTCGTGGCCAAACGCCGGGGGCCGGAGTACACCTACAAGGGCCATATCTTC TGCTGCAACCTGAGTGTGAGCGAGAGTCCTCGAGATCCTCTAGGGTTCAAGGTGTCCGATCTGACCATTCCCAAACACAGGCATCTGCTCCAGGTGAGTGCAAGGTGGGGCTGGGCGGTCAGGGTTCCCCTCAGCCCCCAGACCTTCCACCTGGCTCCCGACTCCCTATCCCACCCCCAGGCCAAGAACCAAGAAGAGAAGAGGCTGTGGATTCACTGTCTCCAGCGCCTTTTCTTTGAGAACCACCCCGCCTCCATCCCTGCCAAG GCAAAGCAAGTTCTCCTTGAAAACAGCTTGCACT GTGCTCCTAAAAGTAAGCCCATCCCAGAGCCCCCGACACCCCCTCTTGGGTCTCCCCGACCTCGGGATGCTAGAAATTTCACCCCTGGACGAAGGAACACAG cTCCGTCTCCAGGACCCTCTGCTACCCGCCGTGGCCGCAGACAGTCTG AGCCAGTAAAGGACCCGTATGTTATGTTTGCACAGAATG CTAAGCCTAGACTCAAG CATGCTGGCAGTGAGGGGGAGCTCTACCCCCCCTTGGAGCCTCAGCCACCAGTTCCAGCTTCCGGACCCCCTGAGGACCTAGAGGACACTGGCCCCCCCACGCTGGAACCCTCCGGGACCTCGATCACGGAGGAGATCCTGGAACTGCTGAACCAAAGAGGCCTCCGGGATCCAGGG TGCCCACTACAGCCGCCCCCCCACGACATCACCACGTTCCCTGGAGACTCCCAGGTGCCAGGCGACAGTGAAGCCCTCACATTCCAAGCCCTTCCCAGCCGGGACTcttcagaagaggaggaggaggaagagctggaGTTGGATGAACGGGAGCCTTCCCCACTCCATGTGCTGGAAGGCCTCGAAAGTTCCAGTGCGGCTGAAATTCCCGACGTTCCCAGCCGTACCAAAAGTCCAGACGTACCCAACCTCCCTGAAATTCCCAGCCTGTCTGAAATTCCCAAGATTCcccaccttcccagcctccctgacATCTCCAGTGTTTTTGAAATGCCCTGCCTTCCATCCATACCTAGTGTCCCTGACATTCCTAGCCTTCCCAGCACTCCCGCCCTTCCCTGTGATTCCTGGCTTCAGGGAGCTCTGCGGGAGCCCGATGAGGCTCTAGCCACGAGGAGAGAACTGTTTCCCGGAAGCAGTTCCACCAAAGGAGAGCGGTCCTCTGGGGGCAGGGTAGGGCAGCAGGATCCTGAGGAAGGGGAATCCTTCCCAGATTTCCAGTCCCAGGATGTCACCCGAGACCAGGGATTCTCAGATGAGCTGGGATTCCGCTCTTGTTCAGAAATCCGGAGCGCCTGGCAGGCACTGGAGCAGGGGCAGCTGACCCGGCCCGGTTTCCCAGAGCCACTGCTCATCCTGGAAGACTCGGATCTGGGTGGAGGTGGCGGGAGTGGGAAGGCGGGAGCCCCGAGTTCGGAGAGGACAGCTTCCCGAGTGCGAGAGCTGGCCCGGCTTTACAGCGAGCGGATCCAGCAGATGCAGCGGGCGGAGACCCGGGCGTCGGCCAACGCGCCCCGCCGCCGGCCCCGTGCTCTGGCCCAGCCGcagctgtccccctccctgccccgtgAGCAGGCCGAGCCAG ggcccctgcctgcctttgGACACGTGCTGGTATGTGAGCTGGCCTTCCCGCTGACGTGTGCCCAGGAATCTGTCCCTCTGGGTCCCGCCACCCGGGTTCAAGCTGCCACACCTTTGTCTAAGCAgggaggctgcctgggtggccagGGTCTAAATGTTTCAAATTTGCCTGAGCAAGACCGTCTGAGCATCCAGGTTCCAGCTGCTACCCCTTTGCCTGGGCAAGGAGGCCCCTGGAATATACAGAGTGTGGCTGGAGCCCCCACACCCTTGCCCGAGCAAGAAGACCCCCCACACGATCAGGTTCCAGCTACAACTTTACCTGATCAAGAAGGCCACCTGGAAACCCAAGTTCCAGCTACCACGCCTTTGCCTGAGCACAGAGGCCACATGGACATCGAGGTTCCGACCAGCCCAGCTGTACCCAAGCAGGGACGTGGTTCTGATGCCATGGGTTTAGCCACCACTCCTGTGCTCAAGAAAGAAGGCCACCTACAGAGCCAGAGCCCAACCACCACCCTGTCAACGAAGCAAGGCGGTTCCGGGGATGTTCAGTTCCCAGCTGCTGTTTGTGAGCAAGCCGTCAACACTTTGCTTACGCCTGGAAGCAGCCCGGACCATCAGATCCCAGGCAACACTCCACTGCCCTTGCGGCGTGACCTCCCAGACGTTCAGGTCCCAGGTACTTCACCTGGGCCTGCGTACGGAGGCCGCCTAAGCCACCAGACCCCAGCCAACGCCCCGCTGCCTCTGCCCCAGGACCTCTCAGACATTCAGGTTCCGGGTACCTCAGCTGTGCCTGCACACGGAAGCTGCCTAGACCGTCAGATCCCAGCCGACGCCCCACTGTCCTTGCCCCAGAACCCGAATGTCCCAACTGCCGCACCTTTGCCCCGGCAACAAGGCCTCATGGACACCCAGGCCCAAGCCCTCCAAGCCCTCCCGCCTTTGCCCAAGCAGGGAGGCCTCCCAGACGTCCAGGGGCTATCTGCTGCACCTCTGCTTCAGGAACAAAGCTTCACAGACCTCCACGTCCAAAAACTTACACCTTTGTTGGAGCAGAAGAGCCTCACGGACACTCATGTTCCAGCTGCGACCGCTTTGCCTGAGCAGGAAGGCTCTCGGGACAGTCAGGGCCTGTTACCCATCCCGGTTCCAACCACCGTGGTTTTCTCCAAACCAGGAGGCCACCCGGTGTCTCAGGTCCCCCGGTCAGAGTCTTCAGAGTTGACCCCACCCCACAGTCCCCCTCCTCCAACCCGTCAGCTCCTGGGTCCCAGTGCAGCTGCCCTCTCAAGATACCTGGCAGCGTCCTACATCAGCCAAAGCCTCGCTCGGAGACAAGGGCCTGGGGGAGAAGTTCCCCCAGCCTCCCGGGGTCCCTGGTCCTCCTCTGCCCCGGCATCGCGGGCACCTTCAccaccaccccagccccagcccccaccacccccagccagGAGGCTCAGCTATGCCACCACGGTCAACATCCATGTCGGGGGCGGTGGGCGGCTACGGCCAGCCAAGGCCCAGGTCAGGTTAAACCATCCTGCTCTCTTGGCCCCCACCCAGGAATCTGTGGGCCTTCGTAGGGCCCAGGGAGCTCCTGATGCCCCTTTCCACATGTGA
- the PLEKHG2 gene encoding pleckstrin homology domain-containing family G member 2 isoform X1, which produces MPEGARGPSLSKPSPSLGRGPTGEVCDCAAVCETQTAPATPAMASPRGSGSSTSLSTVGSEGDPAPGPAPACSASRPEPLPGPPIRLHLSPVGTPGSAKPSRLERVAREIVETERAYVRDLRSIVEDYLGPLLDGGVLGLSTEQVGILFANIEDIYEFSSELLEDLEGSSSAGGIAECFVQRSEDFDIYTLYCMNYPSSLALLRELSLSPPAALWLQERQAQLRHSLPLQSFLLKPVQRILKYHLLLQELGKHWAEGPGAGGREMVEEAIVSMTAVAWYINDMKRKQEHAARLQEVQRRLGGWTGPELSAFGELVLEGAFRGGGGGGPRLRGGERLLFLFSRMLLVAKRRGPEYTYKGHIFCCNLSVSESPRDPLGFKVSDLTIPKHRHLLQVSARWGWAVRVPLSPQTFHLAPDSLSHPQAKNQEEKRLWIHCLQRLFFENHPASIPAKAKQVLLENSLHCAPKSKPIPEPPTPPLGSPRPRDARNFTPGRRNTAPSPGPSATRRGRRQSEPVKDPYVMFAQNAKPRLKHAGSEGELYPPLEPQPPVPASGPPEDLEDTGPPTLEPSGTSITEEILELLNQRGLRDPGCPLQPPPHDITTFPGDSQVPGDSEALTFQALPSRDSSEEEEEEELELDEREPSPLHVLEGLESSSAAEIPDVPSRTKSPDVPNLPEIPSLSEIPKIPHLPSLPDISSVFEMPCLPSIPSVPDIPSLPSTPALPCDSWLQGALREPDEALATRRELFPGSSSTKGERSSGGRVGQQDPEEGESFPDFQSQDVTRDQGFSDELGFRSCSEIRSAWQALEQGQLTRPGFPEPLLILEDSDLGGGGGSGKAGAPSSERTASRVRELARLYSERIQQMQRAETRASANAPRRRPRALAQPQLSPSLPREQAEPGPLPAFGHVLVCELAFPLTCAQESVPLGPATRVQAATPLSKQGGCLGGQGLNVSNLPEQDRLSIQVPAATPLPGQGGPWNIQSVAGAPTPLPEQEDPPHDQVPATTLPDQEGHLETQVPATTPLPEHRGHMDIEVPTSPAVPKQGRGSDAMGLATTPVLKKEGHLQSQSPTTTLSTKQGGSGDVQFPAAVCEQAVNTLLTPGSSPDHQIPGNTPLPLRRDLPDVQVPGTSPGPAYGGRLSHQTPANAPLPLPQDLSDIQVPGTSAVPAHGSCLDRQIPADAPLSLPQNPNVPTAAPLPRQQGLMDTQAQALQALPPLPKQGGLPDVQGLSAAPLLQEQSFTDLHVQKLTPLLEQKSLTDTHVPAATALPEQEGSRDSQGLLPIPVPTTVVFSKPGGHPVSQVPRSESSELTPPHSPPPPTRQLLGPSAAALSRYLAASYISQSLARRQGPGGEVPPASRGPWSSSAPASRAPSPPPQPQPPPPPARRLSYATTVNIHVGGGGRLRPAKAQVRLNHPALLAPTQESVGLRRAQGAPDAPFHM; this is translated from the exons ATGCCCGAGGGAGCCCGCGGACCGAGCCTGTCCAAACCCAGCCCTAGCCTTGGCCGTGGCCCCACAGGTGAAGTGTGTGACTGCGCAGCTGTGTGTGAGACCCAGACAG CCCCTGCAACCCCTGCCATGGCCTCCCCCCGAGGTTCTGGGAGCTCCACATCCCTGAGCACGGTGGGCTCCGAGGGGGACCCGGCTCCAGGGCCCGCCCCAGCCTGCTCAGCCTCTAGGCCAGAGCCCCTTCCAGGACCCCCCATCCGCCTGCATCTGTCACCTGTGGGGACTCCGGGTTCCGCCAAACCCTCGAGGCTAGAGCGAGTGGCTCGCGAGATCGTGGAGACAGAGCGGGCCTATGTCCGGGACCTTCGCAGCATTGTGGAG GACTACCTGGGTCCTCTGCTGGATGGCGGGGTCTTAGGGCTGAGCACGGAGCAGGTGGGCATACTATTTGCCAACATCGAGGACATCTACGAGTTCAGCAG TGAGCTCCTGGAGGACCTGGAGGGCAGCAGCAGCGCAGGGGGCATTGCCGAGTGCTTCGTGCAAAGG AGTGAGGATTTTGACATCTACACATTGTACTGCATGAACTACCCGAG ctccctAGCCCTGCTCCGGGAGCTGTCGCTGTCCCCGCCCGCAGCCCTGTGGCTGCAGGAGCGCCAGGCCCAGCTCCGCCACTCGCTGCCCCTGCAGAGCTTCCTGCTGAAGCCTGTTCAGCGCATCCTCAAGTACCATCTGCTGTTGCAG GAGCTAGGCAAACACTGGGCAGAGGGCCCGGGCGCCGGGGGCCGTGAGATGGTGGAGGAGGCCATTGTGTCCATGACAGCGGTCGCCTGGTACATCAATGACATGAAACGCAAGCAGGAGCATGCTGCGCGCCTCCAG GAAGTGCAGCGGCGGCTTGGCGGCTGGACTGGCCCGGAGCTCAGTGCTTTCGGGGAGCTGGTGCTGGAGGGCGCGTTCCGAGGTGGCGGAGGGGGCGGCCCCCGACTTCGAGGGGGCGAGaggctgctctttctcttctcacGGATGCTGCTCGTGGCCAAACGCCGGGGGCCGGAGTACACCTACAAGGGCCATATCTTC TGCTGCAACCTGAGTGTGAGCGAGAGTCCTCGAGATCCTCTAGGGTTCAAGGTGTCCGATCTGACCATTCCCAAACACAGGCATCTGCTCCAGGTGAGTGCAAGGTGGGGCTGGGCGGTCAGGGTTCCCCTCAGCCCCCAGACCTTCCACCTGGCTCCCGACTCCCTATCCCACCCCCAGGCCAAGAACCAAGAAGAGAAGAGGCTGTGGATTCACTGTCTCCAGCGCCTTTTCTTTGAGAACCACCCCGCCTCCATCCCTGCCAAG GCAAAGCAAGTTCTCCTTGAAAACAGCTTGCACT GTGCTCCTAAAAGTAAGCCCATCCCAGAGCCCCCGACACCCCCTCTTGGGTCTCCCCGACCTCGGGATGCTAGAAATTTCACCCCTGGACGAAGGAACACAG cTCCGTCTCCAGGACCCTCTGCTACCCGCCGTGGCCGCAGACAGTCTG AGCCAGTAAAGGACCCGTATGTTATGTTTGCACAGAATG CTAAGCCTAGACTCAAG CATGCTGGCAGTGAGGGGGAGCTCTACCCCCCCTTGGAGCCTCAGCCACCAGTTCCAGCTTCCGGACCCCCTGAGGACCTAGAGGACACTGGCCCCCCCACGCTGGAACCCTCCGGGACCTCGATCACGGAGGAGATCCTGGAACTGCTGAACCAAAGAGGCCTCCGGGATCCAGGG TGCCCACTACAGCCGCCCCCCCACGACATCACCACGTTCCCTGGAGACTCCCAGGTGCCAGGCGACAGTGAAGCCCTCACATTCCAAGCCCTTCCCAGCCGGGACTcttcagaagaggaggaggaggaagagctggaGTTGGATGAACGGGAGCCTTCCCCACTCCATGTGCTGGAAGGCCTCGAAAGTTCCAGTGCGGCTGAAATTCCCGACGTTCCCAGCCGTACCAAAAGTCCAGACGTACCCAACCTCCCTGAAATTCCCAGCCTGTCTGAAATTCCCAAGATTCcccaccttcccagcctccctgacATCTCCAGTGTTTTTGAAATGCCCTGCCTTCCATCCATACCTAGTGTCCCTGACATTCCTAGCCTTCCCAGCACTCCCGCCCTTCCCTGTGATTCCTGGCTTCAGGGAGCTCTGCGGGAGCCCGATGAGGCTCTAGCCACGAGGAGAGAACTGTTTCCCGGAAGCAGTTCCACCAAAGGAGAGCGGTCCTCTGGGGGCAGGGTAGGGCAGCAGGATCCTGAGGAAGGGGAATCCTTCCCAGATTTCCAGTCCCAGGATGTCACCCGAGACCAGGGATTCTCAGATGAGCTGGGATTCCGCTCTTGTTCAGAAATCCGGAGCGCCTGGCAGGCACTGGAGCAGGGGCAGCTGACCCGGCCCGGTTTCCCAGAGCCACTGCTCATCCTGGAAGACTCGGATCTGGGTGGAGGTGGCGGGAGTGGGAAGGCGGGAGCCCCGAGTTCGGAGAGGACAGCTTCCCGAGTGCGAGAGCTGGCCCGGCTTTACAGCGAGCGGATCCAGCAGATGCAGCGGGCGGAGACCCGGGCGTCGGCCAACGCGCCCCGCCGCCGGCCCCGTGCTCTGGCCCAGCCGcagctgtccccctccctgccccgtgAGCAGGCCGAGCCAG ggcccctgcctgcctttgGACACGTGCTGGTATGTGAGCTGGCCTTCCCGCTGACGTGTGCCCAGGAATCTGTCCCTCTGGGTCCCGCCACCCGGGTTCAAGCTGCCACACCTTTGTCTAAGCAgggaggctgcctgggtggccagGGTCTAAATGTTTCAAATTTGCCTGAGCAAGACCGTCTGAGCATCCAGGTTCCAGCTGCTACCCCTTTGCCTGGGCAAGGAGGCCCCTGGAATATACAGAGTGTGGCTGGAGCCCCCACACCCTTGCCCGAGCAAGAAGACCCCCCACACGATCAGGTTCCAGCTACAACTTTACCTGATCAAGAAGGCCACCTGGAAACCCAAGTTCCAGCTACCACGCCTTTGCCTGAGCACAGAGGCCACATGGACATCGAGGTTCCGACCAGCCCAGCTGTACCCAAGCAGGGACGTGGTTCTGATGCCATGGGTTTAGCCACCACTCCTGTGCTCAAGAAAGAAGGCCACCTACAGAGCCAGAGCCCAACCACCACCCTGTCAACGAAGCAAGGCGGTTCCGGGGATGTTCAGTTCCCAGCTGCTGTTTGTGAGCAAGCCGTCAACACTTTGCTTACGCCTGGAAGCAGCCCGGACCATCAGATCCCAGGCAACACTCCACTGCCCTTGCGGCGTGACCTCCCAGACGTTCAGGTCCCAGGTACTTCACCTGGGCCTGCGTACGGAGGCCGCCTAAGCCACCAGACCCCAGCCAACGCCCCGCTGCCTCTGCCCCAGGACCTCTCAGACATTCAGGTTCCGGGTACCTCAGCTGTGCCTGCACACGGAAGCTGCCTAGACCGTCAGATCCCAGCCGACGCCCCACTGTCCTTGCCCCAGAACCCGAATGTCCCAACTGCCGCACCTTTGCCCCGGCAACAAGGCCTCATGGACACCCAGGCCCAAGCCCTCCAAGCCCTCCCGCCTTTGCCCAAGCAGGGAGGCCTCCCAGACGTCCAGGGGCTATCTGCTGCACCTCTGCTTCAGGAACAAAGCTTCACAGACCTCCACGTCCAAAAACTTACACCTTTGTTGGAGCAGAAGAGCCTCACGGACACTCATGTTCCAGCTGCGACCGCTTTGCCTGAGCAGGAAGGCTCTCGGGACAGTCAGGGCCTGTTACCCATCCCGGTTCCAACCACCGTGGTTTTCTCCAAACCAGGAGGCCACCCGGTGTCTCAGGTCCCCCGGTCAGAGTCTTCAGAGTTGACCCCACCCCACAGTCCCCCTCCTCCAACCCGTCAGCTCCTGGGTCCCAGTGCAGCTGCCCTCTCAAGATACCTGGCAGCGTCCTACATCAGCCAAAGCCTCGCTCGGAGACAAGGGCCTGGGGGAGAAGTTCCCCCAGCCTCCCGGGGTCCCTGGTCCTCCTCTGCCCCGGCATCGCGGGCACCTTCAccaccaccccagccccagcccccaccacccccagccagGAGGCTCAGCTATGCCACCACGGTCAACATCCATGTCGGGGGCGGTGGGCGGCTACGGCCAGCCAAGGCCCAGGTCAGGTTAAACCATCCTGCTCTCTTGGCCCCCACCCAGGAATCTGTGGGCCTTCGTAGGGCCCAGGGAGCTCCTGATGCCCCTTTCCACATGTGA